A DNA window from Comamonas sp. 26 contains the following coding sequences:
- a CDS encoding Rha family transcriptional regulator yields MSVNSTLSPAAAPLTMSSRDIAELTGKDHRHVLRDLDVLRGQLGDMFAGSAQTWTHPQNSQRYPEYVLDSHAYLVYWALHKAFSQPDSDGFDPQRAATAEATFTGYFGARPDADMRRSTRHDEPQVNIGYF; encoded by the coding sequence ATGAGTGTGAATTCGACACTTTCACCGGCGGCCGCGCCGCTGACGATGAGCAGCCGTGACATTGCAGAGCTGACTGGTAAAGATCACCGCCATGTGCTGCGTGACCTAGATGTGTTGCGCGGCCAGCTTGGCGATATGTTTGCGGGGTCTGCCCAAACTTGGACACACCCCCAAAATAGCCAGCGCTACCCCGAGTACGTGCTGGACAGCCATGCCTATCTGGTTTATTGGGCCTTGCACAAGGCATTCAGTCAGCCTGATAGCGATGGGTTTGACCCGCAGCGCGCGGCCACGGCCGAGGCGACGTTTACCGGCTACTTCGGCGCGCGACCTGATGCCGATATGCGCCGCTCCACCCGCCACGATGAACCCCAGGTGAATATTGGCTATTTCTGA
- a CDS encoding YdaS family helix-turn-helix protein, whose product MKHAALAKRASDENGGPTALARKVGCSPSFVSQWISGLRWVPKEHAPAVERVSTVTRKQLYPEDWHVMWPEIATQTQATQELAQPSTTAKEAGND is encoded by the coding sequence ATGAAACATGCAGCATTAGCCAAGCGCGCAAGCGATGAGAACGGTGGACCTACTGCACTGGCGAGAAAAGTAGGTTGCAGCCCTTCATTTGTCTCCCAATGGATCAGCGGACTCCGTTGGGTACCCAAGGAGCATGCGCCAGCTGTTGAGAGGGTGTCGACGGTGACTCGTAAGCAGCTTTATCCCGAGGACTGGCATGTGATGTGGCCAGAAATCGCGACTCAAACTCAAGCCACCCAAGAGCTGGCGCAGCCATCCACCACCGCAAAGGAGGCTGGCAATGACTGA
- a CDS encoding LexA family transcriptional regulator, whose amino-acid sequence MKEWTQEEEAANLKRLLSSVDNKAQFAKDNNVPGGASMLSQHQSGHRPIGLEAGLIYAKALGVSLAEISPRLAKMVEDVPKLTGTPNLIQSNVEPALELKKSRRVPITGSVRGGDDGYLVQDVVPDGWVEYWTGDPNAYALRIRGDSMHPRYRAGEFVVVTPSIEAQPGRDVVVKLHDGKCLLKELNWIRGDEIQLLSINNGYAPTTIPKEEVECICRVAGSVGPDSMVF is encoded by the coding sequence ATGAAAGAATGGACTCAAGAGGAAGAAGCAGCGAATCTCAAACGCTTGCTCTCCAGCGTGGACAACAAGGCGCAATTCGCCAAGGACAACAATGTTCCTGGCGGAGCTTCGATGCTGTCCCAACACCAAAGCGGCCACCGCCCTATTGGCCTAGAAGCCGGCCTGATCTATGCCAAAGCCCTCGGAGTCTCATTGGCAGAAATAAGCCCACGTTTAGCCAAGATGGTTGAGGATGTTCCAAAGCTCACTGGTACACCCAATTTGATTCAGTCAAACGTCGAGCCCGCCCTAGAGCTAAAGAAATCAAGAAGAGTGCCAATTACAGGAAGCGTGCGCGGTGGGGATGATGGCTATCTGGTTCAGGACGTGGTGCCTGATGGGTGGGTCGAATACTGGACTGGCGACCCAAATGCCTATGCCCTGCGCATCAGGGGCGACTCCATGCACCCACGCTACCGCGCCGGTGAGTTCGTGGTCGTCACACCCAGCATTGAGGCCCAGCCAGGCCGCGATGTGGTGGTGAAGCTTCATGACGGCAAATGCCTACTCAAGGAACTCAACTGGATTCGCGGAGATGAAATCCAGCTGCTGAGCATCAACAACGGCTACGCCCCTACGACCATTCCCAAAGAGGAAGTGGAGTGCATCTGCCGAGTGGCCGGGTCAGTTGGGCCGGATTCAATGGTGTTTTAA
- a CDS encoding DUF333 domain-containing protein — MRSGTTGHSGYSQPMNKLLGSAGAALATMALAGCAQDSVKPTDSPVLGMANPASVYCVKIGGKLRIEKTPQGEQGICVLPNGTEMDEWTLFRRDHSEQK; from the coding sequence ATGAGATCAGGGACGACTGGGCATAGCGGGTACAGTCAGCCCATGAACAAACTACTTGGAAGCGCTGGCGCGGCGCTCGCAACTATGGCTCTTGCTGGATGCGCTCAAGATTCGGTAAAACCAACTGACTCACCTGTGCTGGGCATGGCTAACCCTGCCTCTGTCTACTGCGTCAAGATTGGCGGGAAGCTGCGGATCGAGAAAACGCCCCAGGGTGAGCAGGGCATCTGTGTGCTACCCAATGGCACAGAGATGGATGAATGGACGCTTTTCCGCAGAGATCACTCAGAGCAGAAGTAG
- a CDS encoding PRC-barrel domain-containing protein, with product MHTNSTVISSNDVDGTNVYNPAGEKLGSINSLMIDKITGKVRYAVMEFGGFLGMGTDLYPLPWDSLKYNPNQGGYVVSVTKEQLESAPRYEGGTVPDYNDDYGRRVYGHYGYPYL from the coding sequence ATGCACACCAATTCAACTGTCATCTCGTCCAATGATGTGGATGGGACCAATGTCTACAATCCGGCAGGCGAAAAACTTGGCTCCATTAACTCCTTGATGATTGACAAGATCACAGGCAAGGTGCGTTATGCAGTCATGGAGTTCGGCGGCTTTCTGGGAATGGGCACAGACCTTTATCCCCTGCCGTGGGATAGCCTCAAGTACAACCCGAATCAAGGCGGATATGTGGTCTCAGTGACCAAAGAGCAATTAGAAAGTGCTCCCCGCTACGAAGGTGGAACAGTGCCCGATTACAACGATGATTACGGGCGCCGCGTCTACGGTCACTACGGGTACCCATACCTGTAA
- a CDS encoding recombination-associated protein RdgC: protein MFKNMIVYRIAESWQGDLQVLEDALQKTVFAECGATQERSVGWMPPRGEQHGPLVESVAGQWVMRFMTEAKMLPASVLNRRVNEKADAIEKAEGRKPGKKEKKDLKDEARLDLLPMAFTKQGAMWVWIDPQARTLVLDTSAQGRADEVVTLLVEGLPGFALALLDTQTSPQAAMAHWLMTQEPPASFTADRETELKAVDESKAVVRYARHPLDIDEVRQHIEHGKMPTKLAMTWDDRVSFVLTEGLQIKKIALLDAVMDGNSEDDGGFDTDVAIATGELSRLIPDLIEDLGGEGRTGLSTLPASLAASASTTGPKAAPTDTTPGANPF from the coding sequence ATGTTCAAGAACATGATTGTTTATCGCATTGCCGAAAGCTGGCAGGGCGATCTGCAGGTGCTGGAAGATGCGCTGCAAAAGACAGTGTTTGCCGAGTGCGGCGCGACGCAGGAACGCTCGGTCGGCTGGATGCCGCCGCGCGGTGAGCAGCATGGCCCGCTGGTCGAATCGGTGGCCGGCCAATGGGTAATGCGCTTCATGACCGAGGCCAAGATGCTGCCTGCCAGCGTGCTCAACCGCAGGGTTAACGAAAAGGCTGATGCCATCGAGAAGGCCGAGGGGCGCAAGCCCGGCAAGAAAGAGAAAAAAGACCTGAAGGACGAGGCGAGGCTGGATTTACTGCCCATGGCCTTTACCAAGCAAGGTGCCATGTGGGTATGGATTGACCCGCAGGCGCGTACGCTGGTGCTCGATACCAGTGCGCAAGGCCGTGCCGATGAAGTAGTAACGCTGCTGGTGGAAGGTCTGCCCGGCTTCGCGCTGGCCCTGCTGGATACCCAGACCAGCCCGCAGGCTGCCATGGCGCACTGGCTGATGACCCAGGAGCCGCCTGCCAGCTTCACTGCTGACCGCGAGACTGAACTGAAGGCTGTCGACGAATCCAAGGCTGTGGTGCGCTACGCACGCCACCCGCTGGATATTGACGAGGTGCGCCAGCACATCGAGCACGGCAAGATGCCCACCAAGCTGGCCATGACCTGGGATGACCGCGTGAGCTTTGTGCTGACCGAAGGCCTGCAGATCAAAAAGATTGCACTGCTGGATGCAGTCATGGATGGCAACAGCGAGGACGATGGCGGCTTTGATACCGATGTGGCCATTGCCACCGGCGAGCTGTCGCGCCTGATTCCTGATCTGATCGAAGACCTGGGCGGCGAAGGTCGCACCGGCCTGAGCACCCTGCCCGCATCACTGGCTGCCAGCGCCAGCACTACCGGCCCAAAGGCCGCGCCGACTGACACAACTCCAGGCGCAAACCCGTTCTAA
- a CDS encoding diguanylate cyclase, giving the protein MFANSDYLILMPSLAMLALASVLILAWLIQRSQSFLLWQSCAYSLTALSLGAQSIFPLEVLNHYALVIGCFYLLGAWCLANSWAERWKVSAQRNAALIIAIVTLANLHYFSSIEQNVWARVSSFSIGSGLVLLLPILKVRAKKTSFDWLDRSLLWLSIIFTAYTFTRPVLIWLLGYTDLRSLPKSPYWLLTLMSVLSFSILFTVVMIFIAINEIICKLREERDHDALTKILNRRAFQEHAQKRLADRRLYPISVLSCDMDHFKRINDTWGHERGDQVLQLASATLQKNVREHDLVARFGGEEFVLLLIDTTLRDAELIALRIQRDLGSNNTVLPSGPKLTMSFGISPVTNPLQLEQAIKEADQLLYQAKNAGRDRVHVSGVTYPDIFIDSPRQPDAVAA; this is encoded by the coding sequence ATGTTCGCGAACAGTGACTACTTGATTCTCATGCCGTCGCTGGCAATGCTAGCTCTGGCGTCAGTGTTGATCCTTGCTTGGTTGATTCAACGTTCTCAGAGTTTTTTGCTATGGCAATCATGCGCATATTCACTGACTGCACTTTCACTCGGAGCACAAAGCATATTCCCCCTGGAAGTCCTCAATCACTACGCTCTAGTCATTGGCTGTTTCTACTTGCTTGGAGCATGGTGTCTTGCAAACAGCTGGGCTGAAAGATGGAAGGTATCAGCCCAACGGAATGCAGCATTAATTATTGCCATCGTCACGCTAGCTAACCTACATTACTTCAGCAGTATCGAACAAAACGTTTGGGCACGAGTAAGCTCTTTTAGCATTGGCTCTGGCCTAGTCTTGCTGCTCCCGATCTTAAAGGTCAGAGCAAAGAAAACCTCATTTGATTGGCTTGATAGGTCGCTGCTATGGCTAAGCATCATCTTCACGGCCTATACCTTCACTCGCCCCGTTTTGATATGGCTACTCGGATACACGGATCTTAGGTCGCTTCCAAAGTCGCCGTATTGGCTCTTGACGCTAATGAGCGTTCTGAGCTTCTCAATCCTTTTTACAGTGGTGATGATCTTCATTGCAATCAATGAAATCATCTGCAAGCTGCGCGAAGAACGCGATCATGATGCATTGACAAAAATTCTGAACCGCCGAGCTTTTCAAGAACATGCCCAGAAGCGTCTTGCTGACAGACGGCTTTATCCAATTTCAGTTCTGAGCTGTGATATGGATCACTTCAAACGCATTAACGACACTTGGGGCCACGAGCGTGGCGATCAGGTGCTACAACTTGCTTCGGCGACTCTTCAAAAGAATGTCCGAGAGCACGATTTGGTCGCACGGTTTGGCGGTGAAGAATTTGTGCTTTTATTGATCGACACAACTCTGCGAGATGCAGAACTAATTGCCCTGCGAATCCAGCGTGACCTCGGCTCAAATAATACAGTTCTTCCATCCGGTCCAAAACTGACTATGAGCTTTGGGATTTCACCGGTCACCAACCCTCTCCAGCTGGAACAAGCCATAAAAGAAGCCGATCAACTCCTTTACCAAGCGAAAAATGCTGGCCGTGATCGAGTGCATGTATCTGGAGTGACCTATCCAGACATCTTCATTGACAGCCCCCGCCAGCCAGATGCAGTTGCAGCCTGA
- a CDS encoding tyrosine-type recombinase/integrase, translated as MGGKPINLGTDRDEAVRQVLGVNAQASSQGTVRALWDLYQQTPKWAELKERTKSDYQAYSVKLLEVMGDVPAGVIRPTDIARYLRVERAEAPVRGNREIALLSNLMNVAIERGEIDSNPCKQVKKNSEKARTEAPEPEELRSYLDWLFRGGPARRMLALMAEFAALAGSRRAEFLELQTPQIDLQGDVIRLMRAKQHGGSKKAESITMGPAMRNLAVRLLGLPRPETSLHVFINQQGNPLTESGFTSGWQRAMVDALEEGVIQRRFTFHDLRAYYTTQHKEQYGALPELHASTATTARVYDRSKIAKRNSLG; from the coding sequence ATGGGTGGCAAACCGATCAACCTCGGCACTGATCGTGACGAGGCTGTGCGCCAAGTCCTCGGAGTCAATGCACAAGCATCGAGCCAAGGTACTGTGCGCGCACTGTGGGACCTTTATCAGCAGACCCCGAAATGGGCGGAACTCAAAGAGCGCACAAAGAGCGACTACCAAGCCTATAGCGTCAAGCTGCTGGAGGTGATGGGCGACGTGCCCGCCGGGGTCATTCGCCCAACCGACATTGCGCGTTATCTGCGAGTCGAGCGCGCCGAGGCTCCCGTGCGTGGCAATCGGGAGATCGCTCTGCTCTCAAATCTCATGAATGTCGCCATTGAGCGTGGAGAAATTGATAGCAACCCATGCAAGCAGGTTAAGAAAAATTCAGAGAAAGCACGAACTGAAGCACCAGAGCCCGAAGAGCTGCGCTCCTACCTTGATTGGTTGTTTCGTGGTGGACCCGCTAGGCGTATGCTGGCCCTTATGGCTGAGTTCGCCGCTCTCGCTGGTTCGCGCCGCGCTGAATTTCTGGAACTACAAACCCCGCAGATTGATTTGCAAGGCGACGTGATTCGTCTGATGCGCGCGAAACAACACGGCGGCAGCAAAAAGGCTGAGAGCATCACCATGGGACCTGCGATGCGCAACTTGGCTGTGCGCCTGCTTGGCTTGCCTCGCCCAGAAACCTCACTGCATGTGTTCATCAATCAGCAAGGCAATCCGCTGACTGAATCGGGCTTCACTTCTGGTTGGCAGCGGGCTATGGTTGATGCGCTGGAGGAAGGTGTAATTCAGCGCCGATTCACATTCCATGATCTTCGGGCGTACTACACGACACAGCACAAAGAGCAGTACGGAGCGCTACCCGAATTGCACGCCAGTACTGCAACAACTGCACGGGTCTACGACCGCTCAAAGATCGCAAAGCGAAACTCTTTGGGGTGA
- a CDS encoding ThiF family adenylyltransferase, with product MADHSQSQAETAPQSGAVFLTDDVDQQRRFGGLERLYGVKGAAHIRAAHVVVVGIGGVGSWTAEALARSGVGRLTLIDMDHVAESNINRQIHALTNTVGQAKIEAMRDRIALINPACQVVCIDDFVEPENWLQLLPADADAVIDACDQVKAKTEMAAHARKIKQCFIAVGAAGGKRLAHLVDIADLSATTHDPLLSQLRYRLRKQHGAPKDGKRMGVTCVFSREAVAPPDASCAIEGDGSLNCHGYGSVVAVTATFGQCAAGWVLDQLARKSN from the coding sequence ATGGCCGATCATTCGCAGTCTCAAGCGGAAACAGCGCCTCAGTCCGGCGCTGTTTTTTTAACGGACGACGTAGATCAGCAGCGCCGCTTTGGCGGGCTAGAGCGTTTGTACGGCGTCAAGGGTGCAGCCCACATTCGTGCAGCCCACGTGGTAGTGGTCGGTATTGGTGGCGTAGGTTCGTGGACGGCTGAAGCGCTTGCGCGCAGCGGTGTGGGTCGTTTGACTCTGATTGATATGGATCATGTGGCTGAATCCAATATCAACCGCCAGATTCATGCGCTGACCAATACTGTGGGGCAGGCCAAGATCGAGGCCATGCGCGATCGCATTGCTTTGATCAATCCTGCTTGTCAGGTGGTTTGCATTGATGATTTTGTGGAGCCCGAGAACTGGCTGCAGTTGCTGCCCGCAGATGCGGATGCCGTGATTGATGCCTGTGATCAAGTCAAAGCAAAGACTGAGATGGCAGCCCATGCCCGCAAGATCAAGCAATGCTTTATTGCTGTGGGTGCGGCGGGCGGCAAGCGACTTGCGCATTTGGTGGATATTGCTGACCTCAGTGCCACCACGCATGATCCGCTCCTCTCACAACTGCGTTATCGCTTGCGCAAGCAGCATGGCGCGCCTAAAGATGGCAAGCGTATGGGGGTGACCTGTGTGTTCAGCCGCGAAGCGGTTGCGCCGCCTGATGCCTCTTGCGCCATTGAGGGTGACGGTAGCTTGAACTGCCACGGCTATGGCTCGGTAGTGGCTGTGACCGCGACGTTCGGCCAGTGCGCAGCAGGCTGGGTTCTGGACCAATTAGCACGCAAATCCAATTAA
- the ybgF gene encoding tol-pal system protein YbgF, which yields MMKQALLTLRHATLPQLLVAGLLASSAISAQAALFGDDEARRAIIELRQRADSLQQSQEQTRRSLLDLQSQIEALKADQAKLRGQNEQLMRDSSELQRGQKELAKGFDERLRQFEPISVNVDGMEFTADRSEQQDFEQALGLFRSGKFSEAGQAFAAFLRQWPKSGYTSSVRFWLGNSQYATRDYKNAIANFRSVLTNAPMHVRAPEAALSIANCQVELKDTKAARKTLEDLLQAYPNSEAAGIAKTKLATLK from the coding sequence ATGATGAAGCAGGCTTTGTTGACTCTCCGTCACGCAACGCTGCCGCAACTGCTGGTGGCTGGCCTGCTGGCCAGCTCTGCCATCAGCGCGCAGGCAGCTTTATTTGGTGATGACGAGGCGCGCCGCGCCATCATCGAGTTGCGCCAGCGCGCCGACAGCCTGCAGCAATCGCAGGAGCAGACTCGCCGTAGTCTGCTTGATCTGCAGTCGCAGATCGAAGCGCTCAAGGCTGACCAAGCCAAGCTGCGTGGTCAGAACGAGCAGCTGATGCGAGATTCATCCGAGCTGCAACGCGGACAAAAGGAACTGGCCAAGGGCTTTGATGAGCGCCTGCGCCAGTTCGAGCCTATCAGCGTGAATGTCGATGGCATGGAGTTCACTGCGGACCGCAGCGAGCAGCAAGACTTTGAGCAGGCTCTGGGCTTGTTTCGTTCGGGCAAGTTCTCCGAAGCGGGTCAGGCTTTTGCAGCCTTCTTGCGCCAGTGGCCCAAGAGTGGCTATACGTCTTCTGTGCGCTTCTGGCTGGGTAACTCGCAGTACGCTACGCGCGACTACAAGAACGCCATTGCCAACTTTCGCTCAGTCTTGACCAATGCGCCCATGCATGTGCGTGCGCCGGAGGCAGCTCTGTCCATCGCCAACTGCCAGGTTGAGTTGAAAGACACCAAGGCAGCGCGTAAGACGCTTGAAGATCTGTTGCAGGCCTATCCGAACTCGGAAGCTGCAGGGATAGCCAAGACCAAGCTGGCGACGCTCAAGTGA
- the pal gene encoding peptidoglycan-associated lipoprotein Pal, whose translation MLTIKRLSLALAVTALVAGCSSGVKLDDKPVDGSLTSQGAGANGQGQSGVSGVDLTGSAASKAGPQGVSRIVYFDFDSYSVKADAQPQIESHAKFIKANPAAKVQLEGHTDERGGREYNLALGQKRAEAVRRSLGLLGVNDSQIEAVSYGKEKPAVEGNNESAFSQNRRVEINYR comes from the coding sequence ATGTTGACTATCAAACGTCTTTCTTTGGCTTTGGCCGTAACGGCTCTGGTCGCAGGTTGCAGCTCGGGTGTCAAGCTCGACGACAAGCCTGTGGACGGCTCGCTCACCAGCCAAGGCGCTGGTGCTAACGGCCAAGGCCAAAGCGGTGTATCCGGCGTGGACCTGACTGGTTCTGCAGCTTCCAAGGCCGGCCCTCAGGGCGTCAGCCGTATCGTGTACTTTGACTTTGACAGCTACTCTGTCAAGGCTGATGCACAGCCCCAGATTGAATCCCACGCCAAGTTCATCAAGGCCAACCCTGCTGCCAAGGTGCAGTTGGAAGGCCACACCGACGAACGCGGTGGCCGTGAATATAACCTGGCGCTGGGCCAAAAGCGTGCAGAAGCTGTGCGCCGCTCCCTGGGTCTGTTGGGTGTGAATGACTCTCAAATTGAAGCCGTGAGCTACGGCAAGGAAAAGCCTGCTGTGGAAGGCAACAACGAAAGCGCCTTTTCCCAAAACCGTCGCGTTGAAATTAACTACCGTTAA
- the tolB gene encoding Tol-Pal system beta propeller repeat protein TolB gives MIIDRLPSLTTWAAGPRASRRAMLATLAATPAIPALAQFRVEVTGVGLTQLPIAIAPFKGEGSAPQKISAIIQADLERSGQFRGVDASGMALDETSRPDVAQWRQKGADSLATGSVTRLADGRWDVRFRLWDVVKSQDLGGQGFAVTTGDLRLVAHRIADYIYEKLTGEKGIFSTRIAYVTKSGAHYRLWIADADGENSQSALSSPEPIISPAWAPNGTQLAYVSFESRKPVVYVHDVASGHRRLLANFRGSNSAPAWSPDGSRLAVTLSRDGGSQLYLLSAQGGEPRRLMQSSGIDTEPCFSSDGRTIYFVSDRGGAPQVYKVSSSGGSAERVTFTGTYNISPAISPDGKWLAYVSRVGGGFKLQVMDLATGTVNSVTDTIADESPSFAPNSRLIVYATIQGGREALMTTTLDGKIKARLAGAGGDIREPDWGPFQKQ, from the coding sequence ATGATTATTGACCGACTTCCATCCCTGACAACCTGGGCTGCAGGGCCGCGCGCTTCTCGTAGAGCCATGCTGGCAACGCTGGCTGCGACACCTGCCATTCCTGCGTTGGCCCAGTTCAGGGTTGAGGTAACAGGCGTGGGCCTGACACAGTTGCCGATTGCAATTGCCCCATTCAAGGGAGAGGGCTCGGCCCCGCAGAAGATTTCCGCCATTATTCAGGCTGATCTGGAGCGCAGCGGCCAGTTCCGCGGCGTGGATGCCTCGGGCATGGCGCTTGATGAGACATCGCGCCCCGACGTGGCGCAGTGGCGCCAAAAGGGCGCAGACTCTCTGGCGACTGGGAGCGTGACCCGCCTGGCTGATGGTCGCTGGGATGTGCGCTTTCGCTTGTGGGATGTCGTTAAGAGCCAGGACCTGGGTGGTCAGGGTTTTGCGGTCACTACGGGCGATCTGCGCCTGGTTGCACACCGTATTGCCGACTACATCTACGAAAAGCTCACGGGCGAGAAAGGTATTTTCTCCACCCGTATCGCTTACGTCACCAAGTCTGGTGCGCACTACCGCCTGTGGATTGCTGATGCGGATGGTGAGAACTCCCAGTCCGCGCTCTCCAGCCCTGAGCCTATCATCTCGCCAGCATGGGCACCAAACGGCACTCAACTAGCCTATGTGTCGTTTGAGTCGCGCAAGCCTGTGGTCTATGTGCACGACGTGGCCAGCGGCCATCGCCGTCTGCTGGCCAACTTCCGTGGCTCCAATAGCGCGCCGGCATGGTCGCCTGATGGCAGCCGTCTGGCCGTGACGCTGAGTCGTGATGGTGGCTCTCAGCTTTATCTGCTCAGTGCGCAGGGCGGTGAGCCCCGTCGCCTGATGCAAAGCAGCGGTATTGATACCGAGCCTTGCTTCTCAAGTGATGGTCGCACCATCTATTTCGTCAGTGACCGTGGCGGTGCGCCGCAGGTTTACAAAGTTTCGTCCTCTGGCGGCAGCGCCGAGCGCGTGACTTTTACGGGCACCTACAACATCTCGCCCGCCATCAGCCCTGACGGCAAATGGCTGGCCTATGTCTCTCGCGTTGGCGGTGGCTTCAAGCTGCAGGTCATGGACCTGGCTACAGGCACTGTGAATTCCGTCACGGACACCATTGCGGATGAAAGTCCAAGCTTTGCTCCTAATAGTCGCCTGATTGTGTATGCCACCATCCAGGGCGGTCGTGAAGCTCTCATGACTACGACTCTGGACGGCAAGATCAAGGCGCGTCTGGCAGGGGCAGGTGGAGATATACGTGAGCCCGACTGGGGCCCGTTCCAAAAGCAGTGA
- the msbA gene encoding lipid A export permease/ATP-binding protein MsbA, with translation MQATPPTPPSEANKTTQASSPAQPATVNPADLPLMQRLKRLTPYFSGQRWAWGLAILATLIGAATEPAMPALLKPLLDSGFTQGSLDLWMVPVFLIGLFVIRGLAQFAGQYALARITNDGMLALRKKLFERLLAADMSLFSRQSASALSNTVVYEVQTGAQQLVQAMMSISRDGFTLIALLGYLIYLNWQLTLIVAFMVPGVAWVMKTLSRRLYRITKSSQTATDELAYVVEENVLAHRMVRLHGAQQSQQSRFGALSSQLRGLNTKATIASAAMTPLTQVLAAIALSVILCIALWQSRQGASTGSTVQDVTVGGFAAFISAMLMLIAPIRRIADVANPITRGVAALERGLSLLEGSSDEQSGTFKPTAPVTGTLQLSDVTVQFGPDKAPALSHLNLNVKAGEVVALVGPSGAGKTTLVNLLPRFFSPTSGQITLDGVPLSDWDLNALRQQFAMVSQDVVMLNDSVAANVALGTEVDEARVWSALEAANLGDFVRSLPQSLHTLVGHNASQLSGGQRQRLAIARALYKNAPILILDEATSALDNESERLVQEALNRLMQGRTTLVIAHRLSTIEHANRVVVMERGQIAEQGTHAELIALGGLYARLHTQVRSTATPGEAQI, from the coding sequence ATGCAAGCCACACCGCCCACACCGCCAAGCGAGGCCAACAAGACCACGCAGGCATCATCGCCAGCTCAACCTGCCACCGTCAACCCAGCCGACCTGCCCTTAATGCAGCGCCTGAAGCGGCTGACGCCTTATTTTTCAGGTCAGCGCTGGGCCTGGGGTCTGGCCATTCTGGCAACCCTGATCGGTGCGGCGACCGAGCCCGCCATGCCCGCCCTGCTCAAGCCCCTGCTCGACAGCGGCTTCACCCAGGGTTCACTTGATCTGTGGATGGTGCCCGTATTCCTGATTGGCCTGTTCGTCATTCGCGGTCTGGCGCAGTTTGCCGGCCAGTACGCACTGGCGCGCATCACCAACGACGGAATGCTGGCCCTGCGCAAAAAACTGTTTGAGCGCCTGCTGGCCGCCGATATGAGCCTGTTCTCGCGCCAGTCGGCCTCGGCCCTGTCCAACACCGTGGTCTACGAGGTGCAGACCGGTGCCCAACAACTGGTGCAGGCCATGATGAGCATCTCGCGCGACGGCTTTACGCTCATTGCCCTGCTCGGCTATCTGATCTATCTGAACTGGCAGCTCACGCTGATTGTGGCCTTCATGGTTCCTGGCGTGGCCTGGGTCATGAAGACGCTCTCACGCCGCCTGTACCGCATCACCAAGTCCAGCCAGACTGCGACTGACGAACTGGCCTATGTGGTGGAAGAAAACGTGCTCGCCCACCGCATGGTGCGCCTGCATGGTGCCCAGCAGTCACAGCAGTCGCGCTTTGGCGCGCTGAGCAGCCAGCTGCGCGGCCTCAACACCAAGGCCACGATTGCCTCTGCCGCCATGACACCGCTGACGCAAGTACTGGCCGCGATTGCGCTGTCCGTCATCCTCTGCATTGCCCTGTGGCAAAGCCGTCAAGGCGCAAGCACTGGCTCCACCGTGCAGGATGTGACCGTGGGCGGCTTTGCAGCCTTTATCTCGGCAATGCTGATGCTGATTGCCCCCATTCGCCGTATTGCCGATGTGGCCAACCCCATCACGCGCGGCGTGGCAGCGCTGGAGCGAGGCCTGTCCCTGCTGGAAGGCTCCAGCGATGAGCAAAGTGGCACTTTCAAGCCCACGGCCCCCGTCACTGGCACGCTGCAGTTGAGCGATGTGACCGTGCAGTTTGGACCAGACAAGGCCCCGGCACTGTCTCATCTGAACCTGAATGTAAAGGCTGGCGAAGTCGTGGCCCTGGTTGGCCCATCAGGTGCGGGCAAGACCACGCTGGTCAACTTGCTGCCGCGCTTTTTCTCGCCCACCAGCGGCCAGATCACGCTGGATGGCGTGCCACTGAGCGATTGGGATTTGAACGCGCTGCGCCAGCAGTTCGCCATGGTCAGCCAGGATGTTGTCATGCTCAACGACAGCGTGGCAGCCAACGTCGCACTGGGCACCGAGGTGGATGAAGCCCGCGTCTGGTCTGCGCTTGAAGCGGCAAACTTGGGCGACTTTGTACGCAGCCTGCCGCAAAGCCTGCACACCTTGGTCGGCCACAACGCCAGCCAGCTGTCTGGCGGCCAGCGCCAGCGCCTGGCCATTGCCCGCGCGTTGTACAAGAACGCGCCGATTCTGATTCTGGACGAAGCGACTTCGGCTCTGGACAACGAATCCGAGCGTCTGGTGCAAGAAGCCCTGAACCGCCTGATGCAGGGCCGCACCACACTGGTGATAGCACACCGCCTGTCCACCATCGAGCATGCCAACCGTGTGGTGGTGATGGAACGCGGCCAGATTGCAGAGCAAGGCACGCATGCCGAGCTGATTGCACTGGGCGGCCTGTACGCACGCCTGCATACGCAAGTGCGCAGCACCGCCACACCCGGCGAGGCGCAAATTTAA